Within Pecten maximus chromosome 15, xPecMax1.1, whole genome shotgun sequence, the genomic segment CACGTTGATCAaccaaatttaataaaattatctTTACCTTTAATTAGGCAGTTTTAAAACTCCCATTGTACATCTGCATATCAAATTACAATCAGCATGTAAAGGCCTTACAATAAAGGATGCATTTTTGACAATTTACTCCTGATtctatttttaatgaaaacagtAGGAAAAACATTTAAGTGAAAAGTCTGGATGGGGGTCAAACTGGCAGATTACTGGAAAACCTGGAGTAAACTCTGACATTAACGCCAACAAAACACggaataaaaaatacatttttgacaGTAGAATGTGGTGCTAATACCCGTGAACTCTTGATTTCTACCTGAAGtaaatatgaccttgacctttaaccttcaAAGCTGAAAAGCAATCGCAAGCAAGCAAGCACTTTAAGAAAGAAGCATTGTATGAAGTAGTTtgattggcaaaaaaaattCAAGTTATTGCATTGAAacttattttctatatttatcaatagtgaccttgacctttgacttttaacacagaaaagcaatcccaagcatgTACAAGCTGAACATGCACAGAATAACCATTATgttcagggcccagttgttcaaaaggtgattagcttaatcacttgattagtgaaaatttcatttctcatttgttaaaaaaacctgtgagtatatcgTCTTGAAATTATGGCAGTTGGAAGAGAACTATGAATTACAGagtttcataaagttttgtcaagtaATTAAGTTCTACCAGAAATAATCATAttaggatttgaaaaatgttgttaaaatgttattagcctaatcaccttttgaacaactgggcccagatcTGTAACTGAGGCGAGAACATTTGCCAGAAGCttaatgttaaaatgaaaatgtgttttgttgCTGCCTTTGAAATGGGATAATTGTAATGTACTATATCTGTTGATATATTAATGAAGAAATCACTTataaaaatatggaaaaaaaacataattttgtagaaaatattaaaaaaaaataacaaaacaaaaacaaaaaagacaaaaaaaacacatgCACCTGTCAACATAGCAATAAATTCATCAAGACAACAATTATTCAGGTTAACGGGATTAAACAAAATACTGCAATAACCTATCTGTATTCATGACGTTGTTGGTCTGTATGTTCATGACGTTGTTCGTCTGTATGCACATGTTGTTGTTCGTCTGTATGTTCATGACGTTGTTCGTCTGTATGTTCATGTCGTTGTTCGTCTGTATGTTCATGTCGTTGTTCGTCTGTAAGTTCATATCGTTGTTCGTCTGAATGTTCATGTCGTTGTTCATCTGTATGTTCATGTTGTTCGTCTGTATGTTTATGACATTGTTCGTCTATATGTTCATGCTGTTGTTCATCTGTAAGTTCCTGATGTTGTTGGTCTGTATGTTCATGTCGTTGTTGGTCTGTATGTTCATGTCGTTGTTCGTCTGTAAGTTCATATCGTTGTTCGTCTGTATGTTCATGTCGTTGTTCATCTGTATGTTCATGTTGTTCGTCTGTATGTTTATGACATTGTTCGTCTATATATTCATGCTGTTGTTCATCTGTAAGTTCCTGATGTTGTTGGTCTGTATGTTCATGTTGTTGGTCTGTATGTTCATGTCGTTGTTGGTCTGTATGTTCATGTCGTTGTTGGTCTGTATGTTCATGTCGTTGTTGGTCTGTATGTTCATGTTGTTGTTCATCTGTATGTTCATGTTGTTCGTCTGTATGTTTATGACATTGTTCGTCTATATATTCATGCTGTTGTTCATCTAAGTTCCTGATGTTGTTGGTCTGTATGTTCATGTCGTTGTTGGTCTGTATGTTCATGTTGTTGTTCATCTGTAAGTTCATGTTGTTGTTCGTCTGTATGTTCATGTCGTTGTTCGTCTGTATGTTCATGTCGTTGTTGGTCTGTATGTTCATGTTGTTGTTCATCTGTAAGTTCATGTTGTTCATCTGTAAGTTCATGTTGTTGTTCGTCTGTATGTTCATGTCGTTGTTGGTCTGTATGTTCATGTTGTTCGTCTGTATGTTCATGTTGTTCGTCTGTATGTTCATGTCGTTGTTCGTCTGTAAGTTCATGTTGTTCATCTGTGTTCATGTTGTTGGTCGTCTGTATGTTCATGTCGTTGTTCGTCTGTATGTTCATGTTGTTCATCTGTAAGTTCATGTTGTTCGTCTGAATGTTCATGTCGTTGTTCGTCTATATGTTCATGTCGTTGGTCTGTATGTTCATGTTGTTGTTCGTCTGTTAGTTCATGTTGTTGTTCGTCTGTATGTTCATGTTGTTGTTCGTCTGTATGCTCGTATCGTTGTTCGTCTGTATGTTCATGTTGTTGTTCGTCTGTTAGTTCATGTTGTCGTTCGTCTGTATGTTCATGTTGTTGTTCGTCTGTATGTTCTTGTCGTTGTTTGTCTGTATGTTCATGACGTTGTTCGTCTGTATGTTCATGTTGTTCGTCTGTATGTTCATGTTGTTGTTCGTCTGTATGTTCATGACGTTGTTCGTCTGTATGTTCATGTTGTTGTTCGTCTGTTAGTTCATGTTGTTGTTCGTCTGTATGTTCATCAGTATGTTCTTGTCGTTGTTTGTCTGTATGTTCATGACGTTCGTCTATATGTTCATGTCGTTGTTCGTCTGTAAGTTCATATCGTTGTTCGTCTGTATGTTCATGACGTTGTTCGTCTGTAAGTTCATGACGTTGTTCGTCTGTATGTTCATGACGTTGTTCGTCTGTAAGTTCATGACGTTGTTGGTCTGTATGTTCATGTCGTTGTTGGTCTGTATGTTCATGACGTTGTTCGTCTGTATGTTCATGACGTTGTTCGTCTGTATGTTCATGACGTTGTTCGTCTGTATGTTCATGACGTTGTTCGTCTGTAAGTTCATGACGTTGTTCGTCTGTATGTTTATGACATTGTTCGTCTATATGTTCATGCTGTTGTTCATCTGTAAGTTCCTGATGTTGTTGGTCTGTATGTTCATGTCGTTGTTGGTCTATATGTTCATGTCGTTGTTCGTCTGTAAGTTCATATCGTTGTTCGTCTGTATGTTCATGTCGTTGTTCATCTGTATGTTCATGTTGTTCGTCTGTATGTTTATGACATTGTTCGTCTATATATTCATGCTGTTGTTCATCTGTAAGTTCCTGATGTTGTTGGTCTGTATGTTCATGTCGTTGTTGGTCTGTATGTTCATGTCGTTGTTGGTCTGTATGTTCATGTTGTTGTTCATCTGTAAGTTCATGTTGTTGTTCGTCTGTATGTTCATGTCGTTGTTCGTCTGTATGTTCATGTCGTTGTTGGTCTGTATGTTCATGTTGTTGTTCGTCTGTATGTTCATGTCGTTGTTGGTCTGTATGTTCATGTTGTTCGTCTGTATGTTCATGTTGTTCGTCTGTATGTTCATGTCGTTGTTCGTCTGTAAGTTCATGTTGTTCATCTGTGTTCATGTTGTTGGTCGTCTGTATGTTCATGTCGTTGTTCGTCTGTATGTTCATGTTGTTCATCTGTAAGTTCATGTTGTTCGTCTGAATGTTCATGTCGTTGTTCGTCTGTATGTTCATGTTGTTCATCTGTAAGTTCATGTTGTTCGTCTGAATGTTCATGTCGTTGTTCGTCTATATGTTCATGTCGTTGGTCTGTATGTTCATGTTGTTGTTCGTCTGTTAGTTCATGTCGTTGGTCTGTATGTTCATGTTGTTGTTCGTCTATATGTTCATGTTGTTGTTCGTCTGTATGTTCATGTTGTTGTTCGTCTGTATGTTCATGTTGTTGTTCGTCTGTTAGTTCATGTTGTTGTTCGTCTGTATGTTCATGTTGTTGTTCGTCTGTATGTTCATGTTGTTGTTCGTCTGTATGTTCATGTTGTTGTTCGTCTGTTAGTTCATGTTGTTGTTCGTCTGTATGTTCATGTTGTTGTTCGTCTGTATGTTCATGTTGTTCGTCTGTATGTTCTTGTCGTTGTTTGTCTGTATGTTCATGACGTTGTTCGTCTGTATGTTCATGTTGTTCGTCTGTATGTTCATGTTGTTGTTCGTCTGTATGTTCATGTCGTTGTTGGTCTGTATGTTCATGACGTTGTTCGTCTGTATGTTCATGACGTTGTTCGTCTGTATGTTCATGTTGTTGTTCGTCTGTTAGTTCATGTTGTTGTTCGTCTGTATGTTCATGTTGTTCGTCAGTATGTTCTTGTCGTTGTTTGTCTGTATGTTCATGACGTTCGTCTATATGTTCATGTCGTTGTTCGTCTGTAAGTTCATATCGTTGTTCGTCTGTATGTTCATGACATTGTTCGTCTGTAAGTTCATAACGTTGTTCGTCTGTATGTTCATGACGTTGTTCGTCTGTAAGTTCATGACGTTGTTGGTCTGTATGTTCATGTCGTTGTTGGTCTGTATGTTTATGACGTTGTTCGTCTGTTCGTTCATGACGTACGTCTGTATGTTCTTGACGTACGTCTGTAAGTTCATGACGTTGTTCGTCTGTATGTTCATGTCGCATTTCTTGTTGTTGTGCTCGCTCTCCTTCAATGTCATCATCTTGAAACACTCTTACGTAATGTGCCATACT encodes:
- the LOC117343272 gene encoding sex-determining region Y protein-like translates to MNLQTNNDMNIQTNNMNIQTNNMNIQTNNDMNIQTNNNMNLQMNNMNLQMNNNMNIQTNNDMNIQTNNDMNIQTNNNMNLQMNNNMNIQTNNDMNIQTNNIRNLDEQQHEYIDEQCHKHTDEQHEHTDEQQHEHTDQQRHEHTDQQRHEHTDQQRHEHTDQQHEHTDQQHQELTDEQQHEYIDEQCHKHTDEQHEHTDEQRHEHTDEQRYELTDEQRHEHTDQQRHEHTDQQHQELTDEQQHEHIDEQCHKHTDEQHEHTDEQRHEHSDEQRYELTDEQRHEHTDEQRHEHTDEQRHEHTDEQQHVHTDEQRHEHTDQQRHEYR
- the LOC117343273 gene encoding involucrin-like, which gives rise to MNLQTNNDMNIQTNNMNIQTNNMNIQTNNDMNIQTNNNMNIQTNNDMNIQTNNDMNIQTNNNMNLQMNNNMNIQTNNDMNIQTNNDMNIQTNNIRNLQMNNNEQRHEHIDQQRHEHTDQQHQELTDEQQHEHIDEQCHKHTDEQRHELTDEQRHEHTDEQRHEHTDEQRHEHTDEQRHEHTDQQRHEHTDQQRHELTDEQRHEHTDEQRHELTDEQRHEHTDEQRYELTDEQRHEHIDERHEHTDKQRQEHTDEHTDEQQHELTDEQQHEHTDEQRHEHTDEQQHEHTDEQHEHTDEQRHEHTDKQRQEHTDEQQHEHTDERQHELTDEQQHEHTDEQRYEHTDEQQHEHTDEQQHELTDEQQHEHTDQRHEHIDEQRHEHSDEQHELTDEQHEHTDEQRHEHTDDQQHEHR